In Burkholderia sp. NRF60-BP8, a single window of DNA contains:
- a CDS encoding DUF2182 domain-containing protein: MTRPTTGDAAADPRAFGAAAVAVFVLAAMATLAQHASMAAMGGEPMSGGWVASAVWLRPCGRGAGRAFAAFVGMWGAMTVTMMLPVLAPQLWHDWQRIGPRTARSAWLVVVVGAGYFSVWMALGALVFPAGAALTTAGARLPALARAMPFAAGAVVAAAGALQFSGWKARRLACCRHAAAHAPWPRAAPVTAWRYGVRAATRCGACCGNLMAVALAAGMMDLRVMAAVTVAIAAERVAPAGERVARIVGCAAVAGGAAMIVRAAGLA; the protein is encoded by the coding sequence ATGACGCGGCCGACAACCGGCGACGCGGCAGCCGATCCGCGGGCCTTCGGCGCGGCGGCCGTGGCCGTGTTCGTGCTCGCCGCGATGGCGACGCTGGCGCAGCACGCGTCGATGGCCGCGATGGGCGGCGAACCGATGTCCGGCGGCTGGGTGGCCTCGGCCGTCTGGCTGCGGCCGTGCGGCCGGGGCGCCGGGCGCGCATTCGCGGCGTTCGTCGGAATGTGGGGCGCGATGACGGTGACGATGATGCTGCCCGTGCTCGCGCCGCAGCTCTGGCATGACTGGCAGCGCATCGGTCCGCGGACGGCGCGGTCGGCCTGGCTCGTCGTCGTCGTGGGGGCGGGATATTTCTCGGTCTGGATGGCGCTCGGGGCGCTCGTGTTTCCGGCCGGCGCCGCACTGACGACGGCCGGCGCCCGGCTCCCGGCGCTCGCCCGTGCGATGCCCTTCGCGGCCGGCGCCGTCGTGGCGGCCGCGGGCGCGTTGCAATTCTCCGGCTGGAAGGCGCGCCGGCTGGCGTGCTGCCGGCACGCGGCGGCGCACGCGCCCTGGCCGCGGGCGGCGCCGGTCACGGCATGGCGGTACGGCGTGCGCGCTGCCACCCGATGCGGCGCGTGTTGCGGGAACCTGATGGCGGTCGCGCTGGCGGCCGGCATGATGGATCTGCGCGTGATGGCCGCGGTGACGGTGGCGATCGCCGCCGAACGCGTGGCGCCGGCCGGCGAACGCGTCGCGCGGATCGTCGGTTGCGCGGCGGTGGCGGGCGGCGCGGCGATGATCGTCCGCGCGGCCGGGCTGGCGTGA
- a CDS encoding DMT family transporter, which produces MQRGVVYGVLAGALWGMVFLVPRLLTDFSPLLLSAGRYAMYGLVSLAAALPAARSLLARLTREDLAALVKLAIVGNVAYYMLLSGAVHLIGIAPSSLIVGVLPVTVTLAGLGDHGAVPLRRLAAPLALVIAGIVCINVDLFTSEAAHATTLAQKLAGIACAAGALASWTWYAVANARYLQRHHRFGGNEWSVLWGVVTGLLGGLCWLAILALPAGMVQPAVPASRWQLFWLLNLVLAIGASWLGNGLWNAASKRLPLTLSGQLIVFETVFAMLYAFVYDRRMPHALEIAALVLLLAGVYGSVRRHGDTPGSAPANANAAAH; this is translated from the coding sequence ATGCAGCGCGGCGTGGTGTACGGTGTCCTGGCAGGCGCCCTGTGGGGCATGGTGTTTCTCGTTCCGCGGCTGCTGACCGATTTCTCGCCGTTGCTGCTGAGCGCCGGCCGCTACGCGATGTACGGCCTCGTGTCGCTCGCGGCCGCGTTGCCCGCCGCCCGCTCGCTGCTCGCGCGGCTGACCCGCGAGGATCTCGCCGCCCTGGTGAAGCTCGCCATCGTCGGCAACGTCGCGTATTACATGCTGCTGTCCGGCGCCGTGCACCTGATCGGCATCGCGCCGAGTTCGCTGATCGTCGGCGTGCTGCCCGTGACCGTCACGCTCGCGGGCCTCGGCGACCATGGCGCCGTGCCGCTGCGGCGGCTCGCCGCCCCGCTCGCGCTGGTGATCGCCGGCATCGTCTGCATCAACGTCGACCTGTTCACGTCCGAAGCCGCGCACGCCACGACGCTGGCCCAGAAACTCGCGGGCATCGCGTGCGCGGCGGGCGCGCTCGCGAGCTGGACCTGGTACGCGGTGGCGAATGCACGCTACCTGCAACGTCATCACCGCTTCGGCGGCAACGAATGGTCGGTGCTGTGGGGTGTCGTGACGGGCCTGCTCGGCGGGCTCTGCTGGCTGGCGATCCTCGCGCTGCCGGCCGGCATGGTGCAGCCGGCCGTCCCGGCGTCGCGCTGGCAGTTGTTCTGGCTGCTGAACCTCGTGCTCGCGATCGGCGCGTCGTGGCTCGGCAACGGGCTGTGGAATGCCGCGTCGAAGCGGCTGCCGCTCACGCTGTCGGGTCAGCTGATCGTGTTCGAAACCGTGTTCGCGATGCTGTACGCGTTCGTGTACGACCGGCGGATGCCGCACGCGCTCGAGATCGCCGCACTCGTGCTACTGCTCGCCGGCGTATACGGCTCGGTGCGACGGCACGGCGACACGCCGGGCAGCGCGCCGGCAAACGCAAACGCCGCGGCCCACTGA
- a CDS encoding type II toxin-antitoxin system RatA family toxin: MADVQKTVLIRHSAEQMFDLVTDVADYPNFLPWCGGVEIRRQDESGMEARIDINFKGIKQHFATRNTQQRPTRIDMEFTDGPFKKFTGSWRFTALRADACKIEFALHYEFSSILLEKIIGPVFSHIANTFVDSFVKRADQRYGKG, translated from the coding sequence ATGGCAGATGTCCAGAAAACCGTATTGATCCGTCATTCGGCGGAACAGATGTTCGACCTCGTCACCGACGTGGCCGACTACCCCAATTTCCTGCCCTGGTGCGGCGGTGTCGAGATTCGCCGTCAGGACGAGAGCGGGATGGAAGCGCGCATCGACATCAACTTCAAGGGCATCAAGCAGCATTTCGCGACGCGCAACACGCAGCAGCGCCCGACGCGGATCGACATGGAGTTCACGGACGGCCCGTTCAAGAAGTTCACGGGCTCGTGGCGCTTCACGGCGCTGCGCGCCGATGCGTGCAAGATCGAATTCGCGCTGCATTACGAATTTTCGAGCATCCTGCTCGAGAAGATCATCGGGCCGGTGTTCAGCCACATCGCGAACACGTTCGTCGATTCGTTCGTGAAGCGCGCGGACCAGCGCTACGGAAAGGGGTGA
- a CDS encoding DUF899 domain-containing protein: MTTHLTGTRDEWLAERRALLDAEKALTRQSDELARRRQALPWVRVDKTYRFDTEAGQATLDDLFGGRSQLLVYHFMFGPDYKAGCPSCSALADGFDGFAVHLAHHDVTLAAVSRAPLAKLLAYRQRMGWTFPWASSVGSDFNFDFNVSFTETQQRAGDIEYNYARAAHAMDMDPPPAPVVQFAATCGTDAATYSLDRPGMSAFVREDGAVYHTYSTYARGLDGLWGMYQWLDRAPRGRNEAGPWWRRHDEYARG, encoded by the coding sequence ATGACGACCCATCTCACCGGAACCCGCGACGAATGGCTGGCCGAACGCCGCGCGCTGCTCGATGCGGAAAAGGCGCTGACGCGGCAAAGCGACGAACTCGCGCGGCGGCGCCAGGCGCTGCCGTGGGTGCGCGTCGACAAGACCTACCGGTTCGATACCGAAGCAGGGCAGGCGACGCTCGACGACCTGTTCGGCGGCCGTTCGCAATTGCTCGTCTATCACTTCATGTTCGGCCCCGACTACAAGGCCGGCTGCCCGTCGTGCTCGGCGCTCGCCGACGGCTTCGACGGCTTCGCCGTGCATCTGGCGCATCACGACGTGACGCTCGCGGCCGTGTCGCGCGCGCCGCTCGCGAAACTGCTCGCCTACCGACAGCGGATGGGATGGACGTTTCCGTGGGCGTCGTCGGTCGGCAGCGATTTCAACTTCGACTTCAACGTGTCGTTCACCGAAACGCAGCAGCGCGCGGGCGACATCGAATACAACTATGCGCGGGCCGCTCACGCGATGGACATGGATCCGCCGCCGGCGCCCGTCGTGCAGTTCGCGGCCACGTGCGGCACCGACGCGGCCACGTATTCGCTCGACCGGCCGGGGATGAGTGCGTTCGTGCGCGAGGACGGCGCCGTCTATCACACGTATTCGACCTACGCGCGCGGCCTCGACGGATTGTGGGGAATGTACCAGTGGCTCGATCGCGCGCCGCGCGGCCGCAACGAGGCCGGCCCGTGGTGGCGCCGTCACGACGAGTACGCGCGCGGCTGA
- a CDS encoding Vgb family protein yields the protein MKRSAADILREYGPFPGVDGVHGVTFDGQHVWYASGDKLNALDPERGTTVRSLDVAAHAGTAFDGRHLFQIVEDRIAKIDPESGRVLATIPAPGGGADSGLAWAEGTLWVGQYRERKIHQVDPQSGAVLRTIESNRFVTGVTWVDGELWHGTWEADQSDLRRIDPRTGQVVEQIDMPAGVGVSGLESDGHDRFYCGGGNSGKLRAVRRPARTRAATDGTQAPPDPAED from the coding sequence ATGAAACGCTCCGCTGCAGACATCCTTCGCGAGTACGGCCCGTTTCCGGGCGTCGACGGCGTACACGGCGTCACGTTCGACGGGCAGCACGTGTGGTATGCGTCCGGCGACAAGCTGAATGCGCTCGACCCCGAGCGCGGCACGACCGTCCGTTCGCTCGACGTCGCCGCGCACGCGGGCACCGCGTTCGACGGCCGCCATCTGTTCCAGATCGTCGAGGACCGCATCGCGAAGATCGACCCCGAATCGGGCCGCGTGCTCGCGACGATTCCGGCGCCCGGCGGCGGCGCCGATTCGGGGCTCGCGTGGGCGGAAGGCACGCTGTGGGTCGGCCAGTACCGCGAACGCAAGATTCATCAGGTGGATCCGCAATCGGGCGCCGTGCTGCGCACGATCGAATCGAACCGCTTCGTCACCGGCGTGACGTGGGTCGACGGCGAGCTGTGGCACGGCACGTGGGAAGCCGACCAGAGCGACTTGCGGCGCATCGATCCGCGCACGGGCCAGGTGGTCGAGCAGATCGACATGCCGGCCGGCGTCGGCGTCTCGGGGCTCGAATCCGACGGTCACGACCGCTTCTACTGCGGCGGCGGCAACAGCGGCAAGCTGCGCGCCGTGCGCCGCCCGGCGCGCACGCGTGCCGCCACCGACGGCACGCAGGCGCCACCCGATCCGGCAGAAGATTGA
- the smpB gene encoding SsrA-binding protein SmpB, which translates to MSIIDNRKAHFDYHIEERYEAGLVLEGWEVKALRAGRGQIKEGYVVVKNAEIFLIGTHISPLPEASTHIKPDPVRTRKLLLHREEIKKLIGKVEQRGYTLVPLNFHYKGGRVKCDIALAKGKKLHDKRETEKKRDWEREKARIMRAGA; encoded by the coding sequence ATGAGCATCATCGACAACAGGAAAGCGCACTTCGATTACCACATCGAGGAACGCTACGAGGCGGGGCTCGTGCTCGAAGGCTGGGAAGTCAAGGCGCTGCGCGCCGGGCGCGGCCAAATCAAGGAAGGCTACGTCGTGGTGAAGAACGCCGAGATCTTCCTGATCGGCACCCATATCAGCCCGCTGCCCGAAGCCTCGACGCACATCAAGCCCGACCCGGTTCGCACGCGCAAGCTGCTGCTGCACCGCGAGGAAATCAAGAAGCTGATCGGCAAGGTCGAGCAGCGCGGCTACACGCTCGTGCCGCTGAACTTCCACTACAAGGGCGGTCGCGTGAAGTGCGACATCGCGCTCGCGAAGGGCAAGAAGCTGCACGACAAGCGCGAAACCGAAAAGAAACGCGACTGGGAACGCGAGAAGGCGCGCATCATGCGCGCCGGCGCCTGA
- a CDS encoding RnfH family protein — translation MLSIEVCYALPDRQTLIPLSLPEGATVRSAIDASGVLALHPEIDLAHAKTGVYGKLAPLDAPLVDHDRVEIYRPLIVDPKLARQRRVDKSRRDGSIEGRKWMHKDAR, via the coding sequence ATGCTGTCGATCGAAGTCTGCTACGCACTGCCGGACCGCCAGACGCTGATTCCGCTGTCGTTGCCCGAAGGCGCGACCGTGCGCTCGGCAATCGACGCGAGCGGCGTGCTCGCGCTGCATCCGGAGATCGATCTCGCACACGCGAAGACGGGCGTCTACGGCAAGCTCGCGCCGCTCGACGCGCCGCTCGTCGATCACGACCGCGTCGAGATCTACCGTCCGCTGATCGTCGATCCGAAGCTCGCGCGCCAGCGGCGCGTCGACAAATCTCGCCGCGACGGCTCGATCGAGGGCCGCAAGTGGATGCACAAGGACGCGCGCTGA